In Lates calcarifer isolate ASB-BC8 linkage group LG4, TLL_Latcal_v3, whole genome shotgun sequence, a genomic segment contains:
- the LOC108883872 gene encoding unconventional myosin-VIIa isoform X2 → MHPTSVEGVDDMIKLGDMNEAGLLRNLLIRHKQGIIYTYTGSVLVAVNPYQDFPIYSADQVRLYHSRKLGELPPHIFAIAESCYFNMTRHLRNQCCIISGESGAGKTESTKLILQYLAAVSGQQSEQRIEQQILESNPILEAFGNAKTIRNDNSSRFGKYLEIFFNKDGVIEAARVEQYLLEKSRVCHQALEERNYHMFYCMLVGITAEEKKTLRLGDAKEYNFLTKGNCIVCEGRDDAKDYIRIRSAMKILTFSEKQCQEILKLLAAILHLGNVCFEATTQNNLETSDVSKSEHFSMAASLLEVEKSSLERSLTHRSFMTNRERVTKPLSSEQASDCRDALVKAIYNKLFIWIVEKINSVIYKKLSNSPKSSYLSIGLLDIFGFENFNTNSFEQLCINFANEKLQQFFVGHIFKLEQEEYLKEDIVWNNINFSDNQNILDLLAGKSCNLLALIDEESHFPKGSDSTLLNKMNQQHSRDKSYIASRSQYDTNFGIQHFAGVVYYDSTGFLEKNRDAISSDIIKMVEMSKNKLLRQTFETELSTNGLKITNNNKVVMTPKSSLRAQADKRKQVPTLSGQFRQSLDSLMKALSACQPFFIRCFKPNNDKQSEVFDRELCMRQLRYSGMMDTIRIRNLGYPIRHTFEEFLKRYRVLLKTTICNPKTETAAACCEAICRTVIKGEDEWKIGRTKIFLKDAHDAVLERLREQELSRVAVVIQRVMMGHKDRKSFLKKRRAAVVLQRRWRAYREEKVRRKLKHGYERLVSKIRSRNLQSQYQRQRAAVLTIQKQVRGYRVRKSWKQKREAVILLQAYTRGLLARKTAQRMRNDRENQAQIALELQGRLNDLIALQPVEEPEPVTEWDSENSYDLRPAPVVEVVEPKASESEPERRNMPEPADETSAETPGPEIPPPMSTTPIPSLEEDDDEFDEDDDQFSFYKFSELNFQGNATHTHVTQRLRQPLLPHDDEGDTLACLTLSWIILRFMGDIPEPKSLDTTSQASSTISHHLPNKQGRRLSNLVGLDQKILRKNKKKLGGGNRRASAIPEEPENMTEDEDVLIGEGPTLHRPLSALEKLHIIIGYALSRRDIRDEIYCQICKQLVKNKNRKSRMQGWTLLSICLGIFPPTELFMKYLESFVRKGPSAYGAYCTERLRRIIANGERKELPCWIELQAAKSKEPIDVTVTLMDDRTISLQLESASTSAEVCQAVAEKTNLKDTHGFSLYISLYDKMWSLGSCGKHVLDAVSQCEQEMRRQGKHERDTPWSLSLRKELFTPWHDCSEDPISTDLIYRQVIKGIKSADYTSEKEDGYVQLAAMHYYIQFGSTNSRENIQKVVEECIATQLIENKSMTKWIQLINSALSQAPFNNGKQSRESVKGELVDSARKEWPLHFSKFYEVTMTSGPPLPKSRFFVAVNWSGIFFMDGREKRLLELPYIEMQEVHKISPQIVRLATVRGDFDLRCAEAVEMAALIEDTLKGLRQHSVYALAQQDTNKPDDPMFLVCKRGDLLLVEKDEEYSPEETWIKATNQRTSSSGAVYKDTVQFLPTLTRPTEDMLELLIPGQRKHSAAQSAPQRDETVAPVSLKEFSLENFRPAGRQGASKGVGREKLWSSSREPLKQPLMKTLVGNSDLSNLACNASIAILKYMGDYPIKHSRSPVELTDQIFGPATQHEALQDEIYCQIMRQMTSNNNRLSMERGWQLMWLCSGLFPPSQNLMRHTQRFLESRPREPLASVCLQRLLSMCSKKPRKLPPHLVEVDAIQQNSTMIFHKVHFPNDTSDIFEVASTTTIKELCYSIASHLKLNSADGYSLYLKTPNKVMSLDEERYFFDSLRQTSDSPKKGKRVREGNQANVPYLVIFKRKLWFNVTPGKDQVADLTFHFPQEMPKYLRGNHNCTKEDMITLGGLLFRSKVDSDRSQFVMIPRMLSELVPADKIKIMSPEDWKKHIISSYNKQSGITLQEAKIAFLRTISSWPTFGCAFFEVKQSCEPSYPSTVMIAISKQGVSLINPTNKELLVMHKFSRILEFSSKGNFFQMTVGTLMKSSFVCETTQAYAMEDLLRSYISMYERQRDAFRPRNHMFS, encoded by the exons ATGCACCCTACATCAGTGGAGGGTGTGGATGACATGATCAAACTTGGGGACATGAACGAGGCTGGCCTCCTCCGAAACCTGCTGATCAGACACAAACAAGGAATCATCTAT ACCTACACAGGGTCAGTGTTGGTTGCAGTGAACCCCTACCAGGATTTTCCCATATATTCAGCTGACCAG GTGAGGTTGTACCACAGTCGAAAGCTTGGGGAACTCCCACCTCACATCTTTGCCATCGCTGAATCCTGCTACTTTAACATGACACGTCATCTCAGGAACCAGTGCTGCATCATCAG tggGGAGTCCGGGGCAGGGAAGACAGAGAGCACTAAGCTGATCCTGCAGTACTTGGCAGCAGTCAGTGGTCAGCAGTCTGAACAGAGGATTGAACAACAAATCCTGGAGTCCAACCCGATACTAGAAG cttttGGAAATGCTAAGACAATCCGCAATGACAACTCCAGTCGCTTTGGGAAATATTTGGAGATCTTCTTCAATAAGGACGGAGTGATTGAGGCTGCTCGTGTGGAGCAGTATCTTCTGGAGAAGTCGCGTGTCTGTCATCAG GCACTGGAGGAGCGAAACTACCACATGTTTTATTGCATGTTGGTAGGaatcacagcagaggagaagaaaactCTGAGGCTTGGAGATGCTAAGGAATACAATTTTCTTACCAAG GGTAACTGTATCGTGTGTGAAGGCAGGGACGATGCCAAAGACTACATTCGTATCCGTTCTGCCATGAAAATCCTGACCTTCTCGGAAAAACAGTGTCAGGAAATCCTCAAGCTGCTGGCAGCCATATTGCACCTGGGAAACGTCTGCTTTGAGG CCACCACTCAAAATAACCTGGAAACCAGTGATGTCAGCAAGTCAGAACATTTCAGCATGGCAGCATCACTACTGGAA GTAGAGAAGTCCTCTCTGGAGAGGAGTTTGACCCACCGTTCCTTTATGACCAACAGAGAGAGGGTGACCAAACCTCTCAGCTCTGAACAGGCGTCTGACTGTAGAGATGCCCTGGTCAAG GCTATCTACAACAAACTGTTCATATGGATCGTTGAAAAAATCAACAGTGTCATCTATAAGAAGCTGTCCAACAGCCCCAAGTCTTCCTATCTGTCCATTGGCCTGCTTGACATCTTTGGCTTTGAGAACTTCAACACAAATAG CTTTGAGCAGCTGTGCATTAACTTTGCCAATGAGAAGCTCCAACAGTTCTTCGTGGGTCACATCTTCAAGTTGGAGCAGGAGGAGTACCTGAAAGAGGACATTGTGTGGAATAACATCAACTTTAGTGACAATCAAAACATCCTGGACCTTCTGGCTGGGAAATCTTGTAACCTGCTGGCTCTGATTGATGAGGAGAGCCACTTTCCAAAG GGCTCAGACTCCACTCTGCTGAACAAGATGAACCAACAACACAGTAGGGACAAGAGCTACATCGCCTCAAGGAGTCAGTATGACACAAACTTTGGGATTCAGCACTTTGCAGGCGTGGTTTACTATGACTCCACAG gATTCCTGGAAAAGAACAGAGATGCCATCAGTTCTGACATTATCAAGATGGTtgaaatgtccaaaaataaGCTACTTCGTCAGACATTTGAGACTGAGCTTTCAACCAATGGGCTGAAGATTACAAATAACAACAAGGTTGTGATGACACCCAAGAGCTCTCTACGG GCCCAGGCTGACAAACGTAAACAAGTGCCAACGCTGAGTGGACAGTTCCGTCAGTCTCTGGACTCCCTCATGAAGGCCCTGTCCGCCTGCCAGCCTTTCTTCATCCGCTGCTTCAAACCCAATAATGACAAGCAGTCTGAG GTGTTTGACAGAGAGCTGTGTATGCGTCAGCTCAGATACTCTGGCATGATGGACACCATTCGCATCCGGAATCTGGGATACCCAATTCGCCACACCTTTGAGGAATTCCTGAAGCGCTATAGGGTGCTCCTGAAGACGACCATCTGTAACCCCAAAACC GAGACAGCTGCTGCCTGTTGTGAAGCCATCTGCAGGACTGTGATTAAAGGGGAGGACGAGTGGAAAATAGGCAGGACCAAGATTTTCCTGAAG gATGCTCATGACGCTGTCCTGGAACGACTGAGGGAACAAGAACTCAGCAGAGTGGCTGTGGTGATCCAGAGGGTCATGATGGGACACAAAGACAG GAAGTCTTTTCTGAAGAAACGAAGGGCAGCTGTGGTGTTGCAGAGGCGCTGGAGAGCttacagagaagagaaagtgcGAAGAAAG CTGAAGCACGGCTATGAACGGCTGGTATCAAAGATCCGTAGTCGGAATCTCCAGTCACAGTACCAAAGACAGCGAGCAGCAGTACTCACCATACAGAAACAG GTACGAGGCTACCGGGTGAGGAAGAGCTGGaagcaaaagagagaggcagTCATACTGCTGCAGGCTTACACCAGAGGACTCCTGGCCAGAAAAACGGCTCAAAGGATGAGGAATGAT AGAGAGAACCAGGCACAAATAGCCTTGGAGCTTCAGGGGAGACTGAATGATCTTATCGCACTGCAACCCGTGGAGGAGCCGGAGCCAGTCACTGAATGGGATTCAGAGAACTCGTATGATCTCCGGCCTGCTCCTGTTGTGGAAGTGGTGGAGCCAAAAGCATCAGAATCAGAACCAGAG AGGAGGAACATGCCAGAGCCTGCAGACGAAACCTCTGCTGAGACCCCAGGGCCAGAGATCCCCCCTCCAATGTCAACCACTCCTATCCCATCACTGGAAGAAGATGATGACGAGTTTGATGAGGATGACGACCAGTTTTCATTCTATAAATTCAGTGAGCTTAACTTCCAGGGCAATGCTACCCACACACACGTCACACAGAGACTGAGGCAGCCCCTTCTGCCCCACGATGACGAGGGTGATACACTG GCTTGTTTAACATTGTCATGGATTATTCTACGGTTCATGGGGGACATACCAGAACCAAAATCTCTGGACACAACATCTCAAGCATCCAGCACCATCTCGCATCATCTGCCTAATAAGCAGGGTAGGAGGCTGAGCAACCTGGTGGGACTGGACCAG AAAATactgaggaagaacaagaaaaagCTTGGCGGTGGAAACAGAAGAGCCTCTGCTATTCCTGAAGAG CCAGAGAACATGACAGAGGACGAGGACGTTTTGATTGGAGAAGGTCCAACGCTGCATCGGCCGCTTTCAGCCCTGGAAAAACTGCACATTATCATTGGATACGCTTTATCAAGACGAGACATACG GGATGAGATTTACTGCCAGATCTGTAAGCAGCTGGTGAAAAACAAGAACAGGAAGAGCCGTATGCAAGGCTGgaccctcctctccatctgtcttgGTATCTTCCCTCCAACAGAACTGTTCATGAAG TATTTGGAGAGTTTTGTCCGCAAAGGTCCAAGTGCTTATGGAGCATACTGTACTGAGCGCCTGCGCCGGATAATAGCtaatggagaaagaaaagagttgCCCTGTTGGATAGAGCTACag GCTGCCAAGTCCAAGGAGCCCATAGATGTGACTGTGACTCTAATGGACGACCGTACCATCAGTCTTCAGCTGGAATCAGCCTCCACCTCTGCTGAGGTCTGTCAAGCTGTGGCTGAAAAGACTAATCTCAAAGACACACATGGATTCTCCCTGTACATCAGCCTCTATGATAAG ATGTGGTCTTTGGGCAGCTGCGGGAAGCATGTGCTGGATGCTGTATCGCAGTGTGAGCAAGAGATGAGGAGGCAAGGTAAACATGAGAGGGACACCCCCTGGAGTCTCTCCTTGCGCAAGGAACTGTTCACACCGTGGCATGACTGCTCAGAGGATCCGATCAGCACAGACCTAATTTACAGACAGGTCATCAAGGGAATCAAGTCAGCAGATTACACCAGCGAGAAG GAGGATGGATATGTCCAGCTGGCAGCAATGCACTATTACATCCAGTTTGGCTctacaaacagcagagagaacatCCAGAAGGTGGTTGAGGAGTGCATCGCCACTCAGCTTATTGAGAACAAATCCATGACAAAGTGGATCCAACTCATCAACTCAGCACTGTCACAG GCTCCTTTTAACAAtggaaagcagagcagagaaagcGTCAAAGGGGAACTGGTGGACAGTGCTCGAAAGGAGTGGCCACTCCACTTCTCCAAGTTTTATGAAGTTACAATGACGTCAG GACCTCCTTTGCCCAAAAGCAGGTTTTTTGTGGCTGTAAACTGGAGTGGCATTTTCTTCATGGAcgggagagaaaaaagactcCTTGAGCTTCCTTACATAGAAATGCAAGAAGTCCACAAGATTAG TCCCCAGATAGTGAGATTGGCCACAGTCAGAGGAGACTTTGACCTGAGGTGTGCAGAAGCTGTGGAAATGGCTGCACTTATAGAGGATACCCTGAAAGGGCTGAGACAGCACTCAGTGTACGCACTGGCTCAGCAGGATACCAACAAACCAG ATGACCCCATGTTTCTGGTTTGTAAGCGAGGCGACCTGCTGCTGGtagaaaaagatgaagaataTTCTCCTGAGGAGACCTGGATCAAAGCAACTAACCAGCGGACCAGCAGCAGTGGTGCAGTCTATAAGGATACAGTGCAGTTTCTGCCAACTCTCACCAGGCCCACTGAAGATATGCTG GAACTGCTTATTCCAGGCCAGAGGAAACATTCAGCCGCACAAAGCGCCCCGCAGAGAGACGAAACAGTGGCTCCTGTCTCATTAAAAGAGTTTTCACTTGAGAACTTCAG GCCTGCGGGTCGACAAGGTGCATCCAAGGGGGTTGGCAGAGAGAAGCTGTGGAGTAGTTCCAGAGAACCTCTCAAGCAGCCACTGATGAAGACTCTGGTCGGCAACTCTGACCTCAGCAACCTGGCCTGCAACGCTTCCATTG CTATTCTGAAGTACATGGGCGACTACCCCATCAAACACTCTCGCAGCCCTGTAGAGCTGACTGACCAGATCTTTGGTCCCGCCACCCAGCATGAAGCCCTGCAGGATGAGATCTACTGCCAGATTATGAGGCAGATgaccagcaacaacaacag GTTGAGTATGGAGCGTGGATGGCAGCTCATGTGGCTGTGTTCAGGCTTGTTCCCGCCCAGTCAGAATTTGATGAGACACACTCAGCGCTTCCTGGAGTCGCGGCCCAGAGAACCACTGGCTTCCGTCTgcctgcagaggctgctgtcgATGTGCAG TAAGAAGCCCAGGAAGCTTCCGCCTCATCTGGTAGAAGTGGACGCCATCCAACAGAACAGCACCATGATCTTCCATAAAGTCCATTTCCCAAACGACACCAGTGAT ATATTCGAGGtagcatcaacaacaacaatcaaagAACTGTGCTACAGTATTGCCTCTCACCTCAAACTGAACTCGGCCGATGGATATAGCCTCTACCTGAAAACACCAAACAAG GTCATGAGTTTGGATGAGGAGAGATATTTCTTTGACAGTTTAAGGCAGACTTCAGACTCTCctaagaaaggaaaaagagtgagagaag GCAACCAAGCCAACGTTCCCTACCTGGTGATCTTTAAGAGGAAGCTCTGGTTCAATGTGACCCCGGGGAAAGACCAGGTCGCAGACCTCACCTTCCATTTCCCGCAG GAGATGCCTAAGTACCTGCGGGGAAACCACAACTGCACCAAAGAGGACATGATCACCCTGGGTGGACTGCTGTTCAGATCCAAAGTAGATTCAGACAGGTCCCAGTTTGTGATGATCCCCAGAATGCTGAGTGAGCTGGTTCCTGCTGACAAGATCAAAATCATGTCCCCTGAAGACTGGAAGAAG CACATCATCTCCTCCTACAACAAACAGAGCGGCATCACATTGCAGGAAGCCAAAATTGCCTTCCTGAGAACCATTTCAAGCTGGCCGACCTTCGGCTGTGCTTTCTTTGAAGTTAAA CAATCTTGTGAACCAAGCTACCCAAGTACAGTTATGATTGCCATCAGCAAGCAAGGTGTCAGCTTAATAAACCCAACAAACAAG GAGCTGCTGGTCATGCACAAATTCAGCCGCATCCTTGAGTTCAGCAGCAAAGGCAACTTCTTCCAGATGACAGTCGGCACCCTGATGAAGTCCAGCTTTGTCTGTGAGACCACGCAG gCTTACGCAATGGAGGACCTCCTTAGATCGTACATCAGCATGTATGAGAGGCAGAGGGATGCCTTTCGTCCCAGGAACCACATGTTTTCCTGA